From the Labrus mixtus chromosome 17, fLabMix1.1, whole genome shotgun sequence genome, one window contains:
- the LOC132991977 gene encoding protein SET-like has translation MSASSAKVSRKENSNHDGADETSEKEQQEAIEHIDEVQNEIDRLNEQASEEILKVEQKYNKLRQPFFQKRSELIAKIPNFWVTTFVNHPQVSALLGEEDEEALHYLSRVEVTEFEDIKSGYRIDFYFDENPYFENKALSKEFNVNESGDPVSKSSEIKWKAGKDLTKRSGQTPNKAGKKRQHEEPESFFTWFTDHSDAGADELGEVIKDDIWPNPLQYYLVPDMEDEEGDGDDDDDDEEGLEDIDEGEEEEGDDDDEDGDGEDGEDDGEDD, from the exons ATGTCTGCCTCATCGGCGAAAGTGAGCAGGAAGGAGAATTCAAATCACGACGGAGCGGACGAGACCTCTG AAAAAGAGCAACAGGAAGCGATCGAACACATCGATGAAGTACAGAATGAAATCGACAG ACTGAACGAGCAGGCGAGTGAAGAAATTTTAAAAGTAGAGCAGAAGTACAACAAATTACGCCAGCCGTTCTTTCAGAAGCGATCAGAACTCATAGCCAAAATCCCCAACTTCTGGGTCACAACATTCGTCAACCATCCACAAG TTTCAGCACTTCTGGgcgaggaagatgaggaagcaCTTCATTACTTGTCGAGGGTGGAGGTCACCGAGTTCGAGGACATCAAGTCTGGATACAGAATAGatttt TATTTCGACGAGAACCCGTACTTTGAGAATAAAGCCCTCTCCAAAGAGTTTAACGTGAACGAGAGCGGGGATCCTGTTTCCAAATCATCTGAAATCAAATGGAAAGCCGGAAAG GACCTGACAAAGCGTTCGGGCCAGACGCCGAACAAAGCTGGGAAGAAACGGCAGCACGAGGAGCCCGAAAGCTTCTTCACCTGGTTCACCGATCACTCAGACGCCGGAGCTGACGAGCTGGGAGAAGTCATCAAGGACGACATCTGGCCCAACCCGCTGCAGTACTACCTG GTACCAGACAtggaggatgaggaaggagacggagatgatgatgacgatgatgaggaGGGTCTGGAAGATATCGacgagggggaggaagaggagggtgacGATGATGACGAGGATGGTGATGGGGAAGACGGAGAG GATGACGGAGAGGACGATTAA